A part of Streptomyces sp. NBC_01235 genomic DNA contains:
- a CDS encoding Stp1/IreP family PP2C-type Ser/Thr phosphatase, translated as MSLSLRFAAGSHKGMIREGNEDSGYAGPRLLAIADGMGGAAAGEVASSEAISTIVALDDDVPGSDVLTSLGTAVQRANDQLRALVEEDPQLEGMGTTLTALLWTGQRLGLVHVGDSRAYLLRDGVLTQITQDHTWVQRLVDEGRITEEEATTHPQRSLLMRALGSGEHVEPDLSIREVRAGDRYLICSDGLSGVVSHQTLEDTLASYQGPQETVQELIQLALRGGGPDNITVIVADVLDLDTGDTLAGQLSDVPVVVGAVAENQLQLHDNGIMQTPAGRASGLGRRQHGHDGGGEFGPPGSGGDITGFIPTDGFGDYTDDDFVKPRKGRKWLKRSFYSVLALAVIGGGLYGGWRWTQTQYYVGTKDEHVALYRGISQDLAWVSLSKVEKDHPEIELKYLPEYQQKLVEATIAEGNLSAAQKKIDELAVQASACKKQADAATAGKTSSKTGAGKAGGTTGTTPTSLTSKASPSPSATASPSVSATATPTPGPSLSEEEQKVVSRCGEQ; from the coding sequence ATGAGTCTGTCACTGCGTTTCGCCGCCGGATCGCACAAGGGCATGATCCGGGAGGGCAACGAGGACTCCGGTTACGCCGGTCCGCGCCTGCTCGCCATCGCCGACGGCATGGGCGGCGCCGCCGCCGGTGAGGTCGCCTCCTCCGAGGCCATCTCCACCATCGTCGCCCTCGACGACGACGTCCCCGGCTCGGACGTCCTCACCTCGCTCGGTACCGCCGTCCAGCGCGCCAACGACCAGTTGCGCGCCCTGGTCGAGGAGGACCCGCAGCTCGAGGGCATGGGGACCACCCTGACCGCCCTGCTGTGGACCGGCCAGCGTCTGGGTCTCGTGCACGTCGGCGACTCGCGCGCGTATCTGCTGCGCGACGGCGTGCTGACACAGATCACGCAGGACCACACCTGGGTGCAGCGCCTCGTCGACGAGGGCCGTATCACCGAGGAAGAGGCCACCACCCACCCGCAGCGGTCGCTGCTGATGCGGGCATTGGGCAGCGGTGAGCATGTCGAGCCGGACCTGTCGATCCGTGAGGTCCGGGCCGGCGACCGCTACCTGATCTGCTCGGACGGTCTGTCGGGCGTCGTCTCCCACCAGACGCTGGAAGACACCCTCGCCAGCTACCAGGGCCCGCAGGAGACCGTGCAGGAGCTGATCCAGCTCGCGCTGCGCGGCGGCGGCCCCGACAACATCACCGTCATCGTCGCCGACGTCCTCGACCTGGACACCGGGGACACGCTCGCCGGGCAGCTGTCGGACGTGCCGGTCGTGGTCGGCGCGGTCGCCGAGAACCAACTCCAGCTGCACGACAACGGCATCATGCAGACCCCCGCGGGCCGCGCCTCCGGCCTCGGCCGCAGGCAGCACGGGCACGACGGGGGCGGCGAGTTCGGCCCGCCCGGCTCCGGCGGCGACATCACCGGCTTCATCCCCACAGACGGCTTCGGCGACTACACCGACGACGACTTCGTCAAGCCGCGCAAGGGCCGTAAGTGGCTGAAGAGATCCTTCTACAGCGTGCTCGCCCTCGCAGTGATCGGCGGCGGCCTGTACGGCGGCTGGCGCTGGACGCAGACGCAGTACTACGTCGGCACCAAGGACGAGCACGTCGCCCTGTACCGGGGTATCAGCCAGGACCTGGCCTGGGTGTCGCTGTCGAAGGTGGAGAAGGACCACCCCGAGATCGAACTCAAGTACCTCCCGGAGTACCAGCAGAAGCTGGTCGAGGCGACGATCGCCGAAGGCAACCTGTCCGCCGCCCAGAAGAAGATCGACGAGCTGGCCGTGCAGGCCTCCGCCTGCAAGAAGCAGGCCGACGCCGCCACGGCGGGCAAAACCAGCTCGAAGACCGGCGCGGGCAAGGCCGGCGGCACCACGGGAACCACACCCACGTCCCTCACGTCCAAGGCATCGCCGAGCCCCTCGGCAACCGCGTCCCCGTCCGTATCCGCGACCGCCACTCCCACCCCCGGCCCCAGCCTTTCGGAGGAAGAGCAGAAGGTCGTCTCGCGGTGCGGTGAGCAGTAG
- a CDS encoding FtsW/RodA/SpoVE family cell cycle protein — MSSTTNSPTHHTSTIGSIGTPSRRNTELALLVFAVVIPVFAYANVGLAINEQVPSGLLSYGLGLGLLAGVAHLVVRKFAPYADPLLLPLATLLNGLGLVAIWRLDQSKYLQQAQQAGTAAPRQLLYTAMGIGLFIVVLIFLKDHRVLQRYTYISMVGALFLLLLPLVPGLGQNIYGAKIWISVAGFSIQPGEFAKIVLAIFFAGYLMVKRDALALASRRFLGLYLPRGRDLGPILVVWFISILILVFETDLGTSLLFFGMFVIMLYVATERTSWIVFGLLMSAAGAVGVASVEPHVQQRVQAWLDPMKEYKLSQAGVGGHSEQAMQALWAFGSGGTLGTGWGQGHSELIKFAANSDFILATFGEELGLAGIMALLLLYGLIAERGVRTALAARDPFGKMLAIGLSGAFALQVFVVAGGVMGLIPLTGMTMPFLAYGGSSVIANWALIGILIRISDTARRPAPAPASNPDAEMTQVVRPS; from the coding sequence ATGAGCAGTACTACCAACTCGCCGACGCACCACACGTCAACGATCGGCTCGATCGGCACGCCGAGCCGGCGCAACACCGAGCTCGCGCTGCTGGTGTTCGCCGTCGTCATCCCGGTCTTCGCCTACGCCAACGTGGGTCTGGCCATCAACGAGCAGGTGCCGTCCGGCCTCCTGAGCTACGGGCTCGGCCTCGGACTGCTGGCCGGCGTCGCCCATCTCGTCGTCCGCAAGTTCGCGCCGTACGCGGATCCGCTGCTGCTGCCGCTGGCCACCCTGCTGAACGGGCTGGGACTGGTCGCCATCTGGCGCCTCGACCAGTCGAAGTACCTCCAGCAGGCCCAGCAGGCCGGCACGGCCGCGCCACGACAGCTGCTCTACACGGCGATGGGCATCGGCCTCTTCATCGTGGTGCTGATCTTCCTCAAGGACCACCGCGTCCTTCAGCGCTACACCTACATCTCGATGGTCGGCGCGCTGTTCCTGCTGCTGCTGCCGCTCGTGCCGGGCCTCGGACAGAACATCTACGGCGCCAAGATCTGGATCTCGGTGGCCGGTTTCTCCATCCAGCCGGGTGAGTTCGCCAAGATCGTGCTGGCGATCTTCTTCGCCGGCTATCTGATGGTGAAGCGCGACGCCCTCGCCCTGGCCAGCCGCCGCTTCCTCGGCCTCTACCTGCCGCGCGGCCGCGACCTCGGCCCCATCCTGGTCGTCTGGTTCATCTCGATCCTCATCCTGGTCTTCGAGACCGACCTCGGCACCTCGCTGCTGTTCTTCGGCATGTTCGTGATCATGCTGTACGTGGCCACCGAACGGACCAGCTGGATCGTCTTCGGTCTGCTGATGTCCGCGGCCGGCGCGGTCGGCGTGGCCAGCGTCGAGCCGCACGTCCAGCAGCGCGTCCAGGCCTGGCTCGACCCGATGAAGGAGTACAAGCTCTCCCAGGCCGGTGTCGGCGGCCACTCCGAGCAGGCCATGCAGGCCCTGTGGGCGTTCGGCTCGGGCGGCACCCTCGGCACCGGCTGGGGCCAGGGCCACTCCGAGCTGATCAAGTTCGCCGCCAACTCCGACTTCATCCTCGCCACCTTCGGCGAGGAACTGGGCCTGGCCGGCATCATGGCGCTGCTGCTGCTGTACGGCCTGATCGCGGAGCGCGGCGTGCGCACCGCCCTCGCCGCCCGCGACCCGTTCGGCAAGATGCTCGCCATCGGCCTCTCCGGCGCCTTCGCCCTCCAGGTGTTCGTCGTCGCCGGCGGTGTGATGGGCCTCATCCCGCTCACCGGTATGACGATGCCCTTCCTGGCGTACGGCGGATCCTCCGTCATCGCCAACTGGGCGTTGATCGGCATCCTGATCAGAATCAGCGACACGGCGCGCCGCCCGGCACCCGCCCCCGCCTCCAACCCC